A single genomic interval of Helianthus annuus cultivar XRQ/B chromosome 13, HanXRQr2.0-SUNRISE, whole genome shotgun sequence harbors:
- the LOC110901664 gene encoding uncharacterized protein LOC110901664, translating into MRRNARKVSWERFLESKHGILDPQDTISRLPENVLQHMMSFLPPLDKDNVRFLSRKWRRLSAQNQAVLWLTKQRLNELEFPKLLNDEFQSVEFLSLTKCPGMRSLKLMNLKLVTVHLKYCGSLKNLYLNTPNLKTLYFHGPRVRPCTIEFINCQKLTILHLVGVAMNTMMFINCNERFPHLQTLTLGGCDMTGCINISSNSLHKLWFVGFNKPVGLTIDAPNLSSFKYNGSTIAPDPNINLPGLTIAYLELYPDLNQKRDEIWFTRLTEMLHCLKHAKRLEFSTNSDKFYLHAGMQNVIIPKYLRETLVPPLDEISWIAVRTSSGSANMVNLSDSMLWVSPRVNNLIICISDFWEFILQLSREESSSRTPDSSCRFCALHPSRCWRHSVTGYVVNHTCCWIKQAMLSYLQENLKRVGRRANDLDNTEMIQY; encoded by the exons ATGCGGCGAAATGCTAGAAAGGTTTCTTGGGAAAGATTTTTGGAAAGCAAACATGGGATTCTTGATCCGCAAGACACAATCTCCAGATTGCCTGAAAATGTACTTCAACATATGATGTCTTTTCTTCCACCACTAGACAAAGATAATGTCCGTTTTTTATCGAGAAAATGGCGCCGACTAAGTGCACAAAACCAAGCAGTACTCTGGCTGACCAAGCAGCGGTTAAACGAGCTGGAATTTCCAAAGCTTTTGAATGATGAGTTCCAGTCAGTAGAGTTTCTTTCTCTAACTAAATGCCCAGGGATGAGAAGCCTGAAGCTTATGAATTTAAAGTTAGTAACCGTTCACTTAAAATACTGTGGAAGCTTAAAGAATTTGTACCTCAACACACCAAATCTTAAGACTTTATACTTCCACGGACCGCGTGTCAGACCATGCACAATTGAGTTTATTAACTGCCAAAAGTTAACGATTTTGCATTTAGTCGGGGTTGCTATGAACACCATGATGTTCATAAACTGCAACGAAAGGTTTCCGCATCTTCAGACGTTGACACTTGGTGGGTGTGATATGACTGGATGTATTAACATCTCAAGTAATTCTCTCCACAAGTTATGGTTTGTCGGATTCAATAAGCCCGTGGGTCTCACCATTGATGCCCCAAACCTATCTTCTTTCAAGTACAATGGCAGTACAATAGCTCCGGATCCAAACATCAACTTACCCGGTCTTACTATAGCTTATCTTGAGCTATATCCTGATCTGAACCAAAAGCGTGATGAGATTTGGTTCACAAGATTAACTGAAATGCTGCATTGTCTGAAACATGCTAAAAGGTTGGAGTTTTCTACTAATTCAGACAAG TTCTATTTGCATGCTGGAATGCAGAATGTTATAATACCAAAATATCTTAGAGAAACCCTTGTGCCACCGCTCGATGAAATCTCGTGGATAGCAGTAAGGACAAGTTCAGGATCTGCCAATATGGTTAATCTTTCTGATTCCATGCTATGGGTTTCTCCCCGGGTTAATAATCTTATTATTTGCATCTCGGATTTCTGGGAGTTTATTCTACAG TTGTCCCGTGAGGAATCATCGTCCAGAACTCCGGACAGTTCATGTCGTTTCTGCGCCTTGCATCCTTCAAGATGTTGGCGTCATTCGGTTACAGGGTACGTGGTTAATCATACTTGTTGTTGGATAAAGCAGGCAATGTTGTCATATCTTCAGGAGAATCTGAAAAGGGTTGGACGACGTGCTAATGATTTGGATAATACGGAAATGATACAATATTGA